Proteins from one Desertifilum tharense IPPAS B-1220 genomic window:
- the egtB gene encoding ergothioneine biosynthesis protein EgtB, with protein sequence MRLASTPSCRDTLSRDFQQCRLGTLALYEGVDSTTFKQQIHPEFSPIGWHLGHIGFTESYWILERCAGESPLHPEYRQLFAVDGLPKAQRGKIPELAEVCDYLQTIRQRVLKYLETAPLDTQERLWQFILQHEVQHSETVAFVLQMIRLSSRPAVPPLKPTRTEATATEMVKIPAGGFEMGAQTSFALDNERPSHWVELDTYWIDRYPVTCGQYQDFMAKGGYQTRQWWSDAGWQWLQDHPVNQPLYWHPNLPQDRPACGISYYEAEAYANFVGKRLPTEAEWEKAARWDNQVQHSRTYPWGEEFPTNRHCNHNHAVGQTTPVNAYSGGESAYGVCDLLGNVWEWTATWFDGYEGFQSFPYLGYSQVYFDRQHRVLKGGSWATRPWGMRSSFRNWYHPGVRQILAGFRCVRDSLS encoded by the coding sequence TTGAGACTCGCATCAACCCCATCTTGTAGAGATACCCTTTCTCGCGACTTCCAGCAGTGTCGTCTGGGTACTCTCGCCTTATACGAAGGCGTAGACAGTACCACCTTTAAACAGCAAATTCATCCTGAATTTAGTCCCATTGGGTGGCATCTCGGTCATATTGGCTTTACCGAGAGTTATTGGATTTTAGAACGTTGTGCCGGAGAATCACCCCTGCATCCAGAATATCGCCAACTGTTTGCTGTTGATGGCTTGCCCAAAGCCCAACGGGGTAAAATTCCTGAATTGGCTGAAGTTTGCGACTATCTCCAGACCATTCGCCAGCGGGTTCTAAAATACCTAGAAACTGCCCCCCTAGATACCCAAGAACGCCTTTGGCAATTTATCCTTCAGCATGAAGTGCAACATAGCGAAACCGTTGCCTTTGTGCTGCAAATGATTCGCCTATCTTCTCGCCCTGCGGTTCCGCCCCTGAAGCCTACCCGAACCGAAGCCACAGCCACGGAAATGGTCAAAATTCCGGCTGGAGGGTTTGAAATGGGCGCTCAAACCAGTTTTGCCTTGGATAACGAACGCCCATCCCATTGGGTGGAGTTAGACACTTACTGGATAGACCGCTATCCTGTCACCTGCGGTCAATACCAGGATTTTATGGCAAAAGGAGGTTATCAAACTCGCCAGTGGTGGTCGGATGCTGGCTGGCAATGGTTGCAAGACCATCCTGTTAATCAACCCCTCTACTGGCATCCCAATTTACCCCAAGATCGTCCGGCGTGCGGTATCAGCTATTACGAAGCGGAAGCCTATGCCAATTTTGTCGGAAAACGCTTACCCACAGAAGCCGAATGGGAAAAAGCTGCCCGTTGGGATAACCAAGTTCAGCACAGCCGCACCTATCCTTGGGGAGAAGAATTTCCCACAAACCGCCATTGCAACCACAACCATGCAGTGGGACAAACAACGCCCGTTAATGCTTATTCTGGCGGAGAAAGTGCCTATGGAGTTTGCGATTTGTTAGGCAATGTTTGGGAATGGACTGCAACTTGGTTTGACGGTTACGAGGGATTTCAAAGCTTTCCTTATTTGGGTTATTCTCAAGTTTATTTCGATCGACAACATCGGGTACTCAAAGGGGGAAGTTGGGCAACTCGCCCTTGGGGGATGCGTTCGAGTTTCCGCAACTGGTATCATCCGGGAGTACGGCAAATTCTAGCCGGGTTTCGGTGCGTTCGAGATTCGCTAAGTTAA
- the egtD gene encoding L-histidine N(alpha)-methyltransferase — MQNRLTLEQFLNTQAISHAEGLEVIQGLTQNPKTLPPKYFYDSKGSHLFEQICQLPEYYPTRTETAILKQYASEIAQLTGPCELVELGSGSSTKTRILLDAYQKLEFPLRYIPIDVSAGMLEDTAQKLLTEYPSLQVHALASTYEVALTKLPPTKMPTRMLCFIGSTLGNLDLDECDRFFSQVTDTLTEGEYFLLGVDLQKPKEILEAAYNDAQGITAEFNLNLLNHLNRRFQANFDLSLFEHWAFYNEDARQIEMHLRSLKDQVIHLRELQIEATFAAGETLRTEISRKFELQQMQAYLQAKGLKTLKYWTDSRQWFGLILAQLQLVEKN; from the coding sequence TTGCAAAATCGCCTAACTCTTGAGCAATTTCTGAACACTCAAGCGATTTCTCATGCAGAAGGGCTAGAAGTTATTCAGGGGCTAACCCAGAACCCCAAAACCTTGCCCCCTAAGTATTTTTATGACTCTAAAGGGTCGCATTTGTTCGAGCAAATTTGTCAGCTTCCAGAGTATTACCCCACGCGAACCGAAACGGCTATTTTAAAGCAATATGCTTCGGAAATTGCCCAACTGACTGGACCTTGTGAGTTAGTAGAATTAGGAAGCGGAAGTTCCACCAAAACCCGCATTCTCTTGGATGCTTACCAAAAATTAGAGTTTCCTTTGCGCTACATTCCCATTGATGTGAGTGCGGGAATGCTGGAAGATACAGCCCAGAAATTACTGACTGAATATCCTTCTTTACAGGTTCATGCGCTGGCGAGTACCTATGAGGTAGCGCTGACTAAATTACCGCCGACTAAAATGCCAACTCGAATGCTTTGTTTTATTGGCAGTACGCTAGGAAACTTGGATCTTGATGAGTGCGATCGCTTTTTTTCTCAAGTGACTGATACGCTAACAGAAGGCGAGTATTTTTTATTAGGAGTTGACCTGCAAAAGCCCAAAGAAATCTTAGAAGCAGCCTATAACGATGCCCAAGGAATCACGGCTGAGTTCAACTTAAATCTGCTCAATCATCTCAATCGTCGATTTCAAGCAAATTTCGATCTAAGCTTGTTTGAACATTGGGCATTTTATAATGAAGATGCTCGCCAAATTGAAATGCATCTTCGCAGCTTGAAAGACCAAGTAATTCATCTCCGCGAGTTGCAAATTGAAGCAACCTTTGCCGCAGGAGAAACCTTAAGAACTGAAATCTCTCGGAAATTTGAACTGCAACAAATGCAAGCTTATTTACAAGCTAAGGGATTAAAAACCCTGAAATACTGGACTGATTCGCGTCAGTGGTTTGGCTTGATTTTAGCCCAGCTTCAGCTTGTCGAAAAAAATTAA
- a CDS encoding TerD family protein — protein sequence MGTQLVTGERFDLSQAAPDVKQVAVGLGWQVTQVGGQAYDIDASVFMIGADGKIPDERYFVFYNNLVSQDGSVRHLANRQSRTSDQQTITVDLTQVNPAIEEIIIVVTIHDAKEKRQNFSQVRDAYIRLYNPSNEVEIARYNLTDQFDKERALEFGKFYKRNGKWRFQAVGQGYNMGLQSFVDKYYVETPAKAEVGVRQPESFEISSVDLLTSQVDKAIANANLGQLKARIGCIIEASPAMQNWIAGGNLQTTLERLLALSKRLETSPAVDVWLFAETFQRLPSVIPANVDNYVKQQVLPVSRTLAQRNAANYAPVMVDLLQKYLQEDKRKYPNFAIVLGSGLCSDAQKAEYAVRTSSKYPVFWQFFGITDETSLSATSFEFLRSLDILSGRRVDNASFVELNSLSLTYEDEFYNKLFIEFPYWLIEAQAQGII from the coding sequence ATGGGAACCCAGCTTGTTACAGGCGAAAGATTTGACCTTTCCCAAGCTGCACCGGATGTTAAACAAGTCGCTGTTGGTCTAGGTTGGCAAGTTACCCAGGTTGGCGGACAAGCATACGATATTGATGCTTCAGTGTTTATGATTGGCGCGGATGGGAAAATTCCAGACGAGCGCTATTTTGTCTTTTATAATAATTTGGTGTCCCAGGATGGTTCAGTTCGTCATTTAGCCAATCGCCAATCTCGGACTTCAGACCAACAAACGATTACAGTTGATTTGACTCAAGTTAATCCGGCGATAGAAGAAATTATCATTGTTGTCACCATTCACGACGCGAAGGAAAAACGACAAAACTTTAGTCAAGTTAGAGACGCCTACATTCGGCTTTACAATCCCAGTAATGAGGTAGAGATTGCCCGTTATAATCTAACCGACCAATTTGATAAAGAACGGGCGCTAGAGTTTGGGAAATTCTATAAGCGCAATGGTAAATGGCGGTTCCAAGCCGTGGGACAAGGCTATAATATGGGGCTGCAAAGCTTTGTGGATAAGTATTATGTGGAAACGCCTGCTAAAGCAGAGGTGGGGGTTCGCCAGCCAGAAAGCTTTGAAATTTCCTCGGTCGATTTGCTAACCTCGCAGGTAGATAAGGCGATCGCCAACGCGAATTTAGGTCAACTTAAAGCCAGAATTGGCTGTATCATCGAAGCATCCCCCGCCATGCAAAACTGGATCGCAGGTGGGAATCTGCAAACGACCTTAGAACGTCTCCTCGCCCTATCTAAGCGTTTGGAAACCTCTCCTGCCGTAGATGTCTGGCTATTTGCAGAAACCTTTCAACGCCTCCCGTCTGTAATTCCGGCGAACGTTGATAACTACGTGAAACAGCAGGTTTTACCCGTTTCTCGCACCCTGGCGCAACGCAACGCCGCCAACTACGCCCCCGTCATGGTTGATTTATTGCAAAAATACTTGCAAGAAGATAAGCGCAAGTATCCCAACTTTGCCATAGTCCTCGGTTCCGGCTTGTGTAGCGATGCCCAAAAAGCAGAATATGCCGTGAGAACTTCTTCTAAATATCCGGTATTCTGGCAATTTTTCGGCATTACCGACGAAACCAGCTTATCAGCGACTTCCTTTGAGTTTCTCCGGTCTTTAGATATTCTCTCCGGTCGGCGCGTGGATAATGCTAGTTTTGTAGAACTCAATAGCTTGAGTTTGACCTACGAAGACGAGTTTTACAATAAGCTGTTTATTGAGTTCCCCTACTGGTTGATTGAAGCCCAGGCGCAAGGCATTATTTAA
- a CDS encoding thylakoid membrane photosystem I accumulation factor — protein sequence MNLSFNPLFGLRSLRILVLLVAIALISWLQLLGTPPALAGLNDDRFDGNIFALYGGNGGLVPARLTLPEAFKREQPILLVYYLDDSRDCKQFAIVVSQLQAFYGRAAIFIPVNVDTLSLTKTNDPSNPDYYYDGVVPQTLVLNSQREVVFNHKGQVAFEKVDDVMREVFNLLPRNESVELKPRPLNEINTELAPN from the coding sequence ATGAATTTGTCTTTTAATCCCTTGTTTGGGTTGCGTTCCCTGCGAATTCTGGTTTTACTAGTTGCGATCGCCCTCATCAGTTGGCTACAACTCTTAGGGACTCCACCAGCCCTAGCCGGACTCAATGACGATCGCTTTGATGGTAATATTTTCGCCCTATATGGGGGAAATGGGGGTTTAGTTCCCGCCCGCTTAACCTTACCCGAAGCCTTCAAACGAGAGCAACCGATCCTGCTGGTGTACTATCTTGATGACAGCCGCGACTGCAAGCAATTCGCCATCGTCGTTTCTCAATTACAAGCCTTTTACGGACGGGCTGCCATTTTTATCCCGGTGAATGTCGATACCCTATCTCTCACCAAAACCAACGATCCGTCAAATCCAGATTACTACTATGACGGTGTTGTCCCCCAAACTTTGGTGTTAAATTCTCAAAGAGAGGTCGTTTTCAATCACAAAGGTCAAGTCGCCTTTGAAAAAGTTGATGATGTCATGCGAGAAGTCTTTAATCTCCTCCCCCGTAACGAGTCTGTCGAGTTAAAACCTCGCCCCCTCAATGAGATTAATACTGAATTAGCACCCAACTAG